Part of the Candidatus Methylomirabilota bacterium genome, GTTAGCCTGCACCCCCGGCTGGCACTGGCCGTGCTAGGGGATGAGGCACCTCCTGGGCGTCCATGCGGACGCAGGGGAGGGGGTTGAAACCGACTCCAGAGCACCTGACAACAGGGGAGGCCAATGGCGGCTCTTAACGTTACGGGCAAAGAGCTCCGTCGTGTCGTAATCGCCGCATCGGTGGGGAACATCATCGAGTGGTACGACTTCTACATCTTCGGCAGCCTGGCCTCGATCCTCGCGGTCAAGTTCTTCGACAAGACCAACCCGGTGGCGGCCTTCCTCAGCACGGTGGCCATCTTCTCGGTCGGCTTCCTGATCCGGCCGCTGGGGGCCTTCGTGTTCGGCTGGCTCGGCGACAAGGTGGGCCGGAAATACACCTTCATCGTCACGCTGACCGGCATGGGAGTGTCGACCGCGGTCATCGGCATGGTCCCCACCTATGCCCAGATCGGTCTCTCGGCGGCCTTCATCCTCTTCGGCCTCCGGCTGATCCAGGGCCTCTGCCTCGGCGGCGAGTACGGCGGCGCCATCACGTACGTGGCGGAGCACATCGAGGACAAAAGGCGCGGGTACTATACGGGCTGGCTCCAGACCTCACCCACGCTCGGCATCGTCCTATCGCTGGCTGTGATCATCGGCACGCGGGGCTACATGGGCGAGGCTGCCTTCGCCGAGTGGGGGTGGCGGGTGCCGTTCATCATCTCCCTCCTCCTCGTCGCGATCGCGATCTATATCCGCCTCACGCTCGCGGAGACTCCGGTCTTCCAGGACATCAAGGCGAAGGGGCAGACCACGACGAATCCCTGGCGCGAGGCCTTCCTCAGCAAGAACTTCAAGTACATCGTGGTCGCCAGCATCGTCGTGCTGGGGCAGGGATGCGTCTGGTACAGCGGCCAGTTCTGGGCGCTCTTCTTCCTCCAGAAGGTCAAGAACGTCGACGTGCTGTCTTCGAGCTACATCATCGGCATCGCGCTGCTGATCGCCACCCCGACCCTTATCTTCTGGGGCTGGCTCTCTGACAAGGTCGGGCGCAAGCCGATCATCCTGGGTGGCATGGCCCTGGCGTCCATCACGTACTACCCGCTCTACACCGCCCTCGGCAACTACGCCGATCCCAAGGTGGGCATCAACTACCCGATGTCGATCCTGATCGTCGTGATCCTGGTCAACTACGTCGGCATGACCTACGGCCCGATCGGGGCGTTCCTGGCCGAGTTCTTCCCGGGTCGCATCCGCTACACCTCGGTGTCGGTGCCCTATCACATCGGCAACGGCTGGGGCGGGGGTCTCGTCCCGATCATCACGACCGCGTCGTACGCGTCCGCGGTGCAAGCGGGTTCCAGCAATCCCCTGCTTTACGCGCTGATCTATCCCATCGCGCTTCCCGCGGTCATGTTCCTGCTCGCCCTGTTCCTGATGCCCGAGACACGGAAGAACAGCATCTGGGCGGAGGGGTCCGCGACCCTGCACCAGTCATCGCATAGGGCATAGGGCGGCTGGCTCCGCCGGCATCAAGCAGACGGCCCCGGGGGACCCTCCTATAGGGATCCCCGGGGCCCAGTCGTTTTAGCGTCCCGGCGTGTCCGTTCCCTCCTCAAGTCCTGCCGATCCTGGGTACTGTCTTCACTATTTGGCGGTCCGGGTGACCTTTTTTCCCACCCAATAGGGGCACTTTGCCCGGCTGGACCGGATCAATTCGCTTTCTGGCCAGAATATTCCCCATTTTTGGCCGTCTCTCTCCACGAAGGCTGCGGCATGGGGCTTGCACTCATCCAAGCCAGCCGGGCGGGGGCAGCCAGAGGGCGAACCGCCCAGGGGGGAGACCAACGTGGAAGACATCAAGAAGAAGCTGGAAGCGGAACTGAACCGGACGGTCGAGCGCATCCGCCACATGGGCGGGACGGCCACGTCCGTGCAGACCATGAACGCGCTGGGCGACACGAGCCAGCTGGCCGACGAGGTCGACGTGATCCAGATCAACGAGGATCGCGAAATGAGCTTCGCCACGCGGAGCCTGCTCGTGGAGCGCGCCAACCGGCTGGCCGAGGCGCTCGAGCGGCTGCGGGACGGCGAGTACGGCGTCTGCCAGGAGTGCCGCGAGGCCATCGCGCCCGCCCGCCTCAAGGCCATGCCCGAGGTGATGACCTGCGTGCGCTGCCAGGACCGCCTCGAGCGGATGACGCGTCACATGGCGCTCGTCGGCGCGGGTGTTGACGAGGACGAGCCGGAGGACGACTAAGCGACGACTACAGCCGGTCGACCCGAGCACGCACGAGCCCGGGCCGGTCGGTGAGGATACCGTCAACGCACCAGCCGATGAGCCGGTCCGCGAGGGCCGGCTCGTTGACTGTCCAGACATAGCAGCTGAGCCCCGCCGCCCGGATTGTCTCAACGTCCGCCGCTCGGAGCACCTCCACCGACGGGCATAGCGCATCAACCGTTCCGGTTGCCGGCAGCGCCGCGTCGAGCGGGCCCGCGCTCCAGAGCGCGCCGAGCGGGACGGCGGGGCTGAGCGTCCGTACGCGGCCGAGGGCCTCCCGGTCGGCCGACTGCACGAGCGAGCGCTCCACGGCCTCGTAGATCTCCAGCGTCGAGACGATGCGCTCCTCGATAGCGCTCCCCGCGGC contains:
- a CDS encoding MFS transporter; translated protein: MAALNVTGKELRRVVIAASVGNIIEWYDFYIFGSLASILAVKFFDKTNPVAAFLSTVAIFSVGFLIRPLGAFVFGWLGDKVGRKYTFIVTLTGMGVSTAVIGMVPTYAQIGLSAAFILFGLRLIQGLCLGGEYGGAITYVAEHIEDKRRGYYTGWLQTSPTLGIVLSLAVIIGTRGYMGEAAFAEWGWRVPFIISLLLVAIAIYIRLTLAETPVFQDIKAKGQTTTNPWREAFLSKNFKYIVVASIVVLGQGCVWYSGQFWALFFLQKVKNVDVLSSSYIIGIALLIATPTLIFWGWLSDKVGRKPIILGGMALASITYYPLYTALGNYADPKVGINYPMSILIVVILVNYVGMTYGPIGAFLAEFFPGRIRYTSVSVPYHIGNGWGGGLVPIITTASYASAVQAGSSNPLLYALIYPIALPAVMFLLALFLMPETRKNSIWAEGSATLHQSSHRA
- a CDS encoding TraR/DksA C4-type zinc finger protein — protein: MEDIKKKLEAELNRTVERIRHMGGTATSVQTMNALGDTSQLADEVDVIQINEDREMSFATRSLLVERANRLAEALERLRDGEYGVCQECREAIAPARLKAMPEVMTCVRCQDRLERMTRHMALVGAGVDEDEPEDD
- a CDS encoding glycerophosphodiester phosphodiesterase family protein, which gives rise to METMERSAGKPIVIARGGASAETPEHTIAAFEAALTEGADALALRVRVSKDGHPVVFGHATLERTTDGWGPVASLTVRELKRLDVGRWKGPRFGGQRIQTLQEVLERFRDRTRFWIELPDGAAAGSAIEERIVSTLEIYEAVERSLVQSADREALGRVRTLSPAVPLGALWSAGPLDAALPATGTVDALCPSVEVLRAADVETIRAAGLSCYVWTVNEPALADRLIGWCVDGILTDRPGLVRARVDRL